The following proteins are encoded in a genomic region of Neovison vison isolate M4711 chromosome 12, ASM_NN_V1, whole genome shotgun sequence:
- the OPTN gene encoding optineurin isoform X3 has protein sequence MSHQPLSCLTEKGDSPNETTGNGPPNLAHPNLDTFTPEELLRQMKELLTENHQLKEAMKLNNQAMKGRFEELSAWTEKQKEERLFFEIQSKEAKERLMALSHENEKLKEELEKLKGKMEKSLEDPTGGPKVPKAEADQELEQLKTQVAYLQAEKADLLGIVSELQLKLNSGGSSEDSFVEIRIAEGDADVAMREIRTSPGPTRTDSIDTNKSTESARNYLEFEKLTVSQLLLCLREENQKVEKLGIALKEAKERVSYFEKKASDHSDIETQTERSTEKEKEEEKGPETVGSEVETLNLQVTTLFKELQEAHTKLSEAELMKKRLQEKCQSLERKNSAIPSELNEKQELVYNNKKLELQVESMKSEIKMEQAKTEEEKSKLATLQLTHNKLLQEYNNSLKTLEELKRKESEKVDKVVLQELSEKLEVAEKALASKQLQMDEMKQTIAKQEEDLETMTVLRAQMEVYCSDFHAERAAREKIHEEKEQLALQLAVLLKEDNVFEDGSSRQSLMEMQSRHGARTSDSDQQAYLVQRGAEDRNWRQQQQRNIPIHSCPKCGEVLPDIDTLQIHVMDCII, from the exons AAGCCATGAAGCTAAATAATCAGGCGATGAAAGGGCGATTTGAAGAGCTTTCAGCCtggacagagaaacagaaggaagaacGCCTCTTTTTTGAGATACAGAGCAAAGAAGCCAAAGAGCGCCTCATGGCTTTGAGTCACgaaaatgaaaaattgaaggAAGAACTTGAAAAACtaaaagggaaaatggaaaagtCCCTTGAG GACCCCACTGGGGGccccaaagtccccaaggcaGAAGCAGACCAGGAACTCGAACAGCTGAAGACCCAGGTGGCCTATCTCCAAGCTGAAAAAGCAGATCTGCTGGGGATTGTGTCGGAACTACAGCTCAAGCTGAATTCGGGGGGTTCTTCTGAAGACTCCTTTGTTGAAATCAGGATAGCT GAAGGAGACGCAGATGTGGCAATGAGAGAAATCAGGACAAGTCCTGGACCAACAAGAACTGATTCCATTGACAC GAACAAATCTACAGAAAGTGCCAGGAATTATTTGGAATTTGAGAAATTAACTGTGAGCCAGCTCCTGCTTTGTCTAAGGGAGGAAAACCAGAAGGTGGAGAAGCTTGGAATTGCACTCAAGGAAGCCAAAGAAAG agtttcatattttgaaaagaaagccagTGATCATTCTGACATTGAGACCcagacagagagaagcacagaaaaagagaaagaagaggagaagggccCCGAAACT GTTGGAAGTGAAGTGGAGACATTGAACCTTCAGGTGACGACTCTATTTAAGGAGCTTCAAGAGGCTCATACGAAACTCAGTGAGGCTGAGCTAATGAAGAAGAGACTTCAAGAGAA ATGTCAGTCCCTTGAAAGGAAAAATTCTGCAATTCCTTCAGAGCTGAATGAAAAGCAAGAGCTTGTTTATAACAACAAAAAGTTGGAGCTACAAGTGGAAAGCatgaaatcagaaatcaaaatgGAGCAAGCTAAAACCGAAGAGGAAAA gtccAAGTTAGCCACTCTTCAGTTGACCCACAACAAGCTTCTTCAAGAATACAATAATTCATTGAAAACACTGGAGGAACTGAAAAGGAAAGAG TCTGAAAAAGTGGATAAGGTGGTACTTCAAGAACTAAGTGAAAAGCTGGAAGTGGCAGAGAAGGCCTTGGCTTCCAAGCAGCTTCAGATGGACGAGATGAAGCAGACCATCGCCAAGCAGGAAGAGGACCTGGAAACCATGACCGTTCTTCGGGCTCAG ATGGAGGTTTACTGTTCGGACTTCCATGCCGAAAGAGCAGCGAGAGAGAAGATACATGAAGAGAAGGAGCAGCTGGCCCTACAGCTGGCAGTCCTGCTGAAAGAGGATAATGTTTTTGAAGACGGAAGCAG CAGGCAGTCCCTGATGGAGATGCAGAGCCGTCATGGGGCGAGAACCAGTGACTCCGACCAGCAGGCCTACCTCGTTCAGAGAG GAGCTGAGGACAGAAActggcggcagcagcagcagcggaaTATTCCAATTCATTCCTGCCCCAAATGTGGAGAAGTTCTGCCCGACATAGACACGCTCCAGATCCATGTTATGGACTGCATCATTTAA